In Amaranthus tricolor cultivar Red isolate AtriRed21 chromosome 5, ASM2621246v1, whole genome shotgun sequence, a genomic segment contains:
- the LOC130813518 gene encoding uncharacterized protein LOC130813518: protein MKYFFGLIVLNVGEFWIKHGESINSIPLDHSGKETTEGLYKRYNDDSQDRDNSDDVMFKDNLNVDYLDELTQIIGENLQDCPEMFQTLCNDANIPLYKGCSKYSKLSALLRLYAIKARGLISDSSFTSYLRPLKTCFQMTVKEYASLNCCPICEASRYQKENVPSKVVWYFPIIPRFRRLYGVAEDAKNLTWHVDRKKKRDRKLKHPANSPQWIKIDNKFTEFKCEPRNLCLALASNGMNPFGNQSSSHSTCPVILCIYNLSPELCMKRKYLMLSMLISGPRQPGNDIDIYLAPLIEDQKMMWESSIEVFDAHLYENFSGYSVKGHEVCPICDKETASKRLKNSKKVVFLRHHRFLPGDHHYRKLKTVFDGKAEIEKAPIPLTGEQILERVEGLKVTHGKLCAKSLPTRGYKKRSIFFELPYWKDLYIRHFIDVMHIEKNVCESVVGTLLHITGKTKDGINFRLDYVDMNIRSELQLVENDNGNTYLPTTC from the exons atgAAATACTTTTTTGGCTTAATTGTGTTAAATGTAGGAGAATTTTGGATAAAACACGGTGAAAGTATTAATAGTATACCTCTTGACCATAGTGGTAAAGAGACTACAGAGGGACTTTATAAGAGATATAATGATGATTCACAAGATCGAGATAACTCTGACGATGTGATGTTTAAGGACAACCTTAATGTTGACTATTTAGATGAATTGACACAAATTATTGGGGAAAACTTACAAGATTGTCCGGAAATGTTTCAAACTCTCTGCAATGATGCAAATATACCATTGTACAAAGGTTGTTCTAAATATAGTAAACTATCTGCATTATTAAGATTATATGCTATAAAGGCACGTGGCTTAATATCTGATTCGAGTTTCACGTCTTACTTGAGGCCTTTAAAGACATGCTTCCAGATGACAGT GAAGGAATATGCATCACTAAATTGTTGCCCAATTTGTGAAGCTTCACGATATCAGAAAGAAAATGTTCCATCAAAAGTTGTGTGGTATTTTCCAATAATACCAAGATTCAGGCGGCTTTATGGCGTTGCAGAAGATGCAAAGAACTTAACTTGGCATGtagataggaaaaaaaaaagggataGAAAACTTAAACATCCAGCTAATTCCCCACAGTGgattaaaattgataataagtTTACTGAGTTTAAATGTGAACCTAGGAACTTATGCCTTGCCCTTGCATCAAATGGCATGAATCCTTTTGGAAACCAAAGCTCTTCTCACAGTACATGCCCTGTTATATTATGCATCTATAACCTTTCTCCGGAGTTGTGCATGAAAAGAAAGTATCTAATGCTTTCAATGTTAATATCCGGACCAAGACAACCTGGGAACGATATAGATATCTATCTAGCACCACTAATAGAAGATCAAAAGATGATGTGGGAATCAAGTATCGAAGTGTTTGATGCACATC TCTATGAGAATTTTTCGGGTTACAGTGTCAAAGGGCATGAGGTATGCCCTATATGTGATAAAGAAACGGCCTCAAAGaggttaaaaaattcaaaaaaagttGTGTTCTTAAGGCATCACAGATTTTTACCTGGCGATCATCATTATCGAAAATTGAAAACAGTTTTTGATGGCAAAGCTGAGATAGAGAAAGCTCCGATTCCATTAACAGGGGAACAAATACTTGAAAGGGTTGAAGGTTTAAAAGTAACGCACGGAAAACTTTGTGCGAAGAGTCTTCCAACTAGAGGGTACAAGAAGAGGTCAATATTTTTTGAACTTCCATATTGGAAAGACTTGTATATAAGACACTTTATTGATGTAATGCACATAGAAAAAAATGTTTGTGAAAGTGTTGTTGGTACTTTGCTTCACATAACTGGGAAGACAAAAGATGGAATTAATTTTAGATTAGACTATGTTGACATGAATATTAGGTCAGAGTTACAACTAGTTGAGAATGATAATGGTAATACATATCTACCAACAACATGTTAA
- the LOC130813159 gene encoding ankyrin repeat-containing protein At5g02620-like, giving the protein MELQETQGQSKAPQRKMTKQLTGKRDDTKLHSAARSGNLDEVIEILKNTEEEEELKELLIKQNQAGETALYSAAEYGQVDVVREMIKYYDPVSASIRAKNGYDAFHVAAKQGDLETLKVLMEAHPDLSMTYDTSNTTALQTAATQGHTDVVNFLLESGCGLATIGRSNGKTALHAASRNGHVAVVKALLGKEPSITTRTDRKGQTALHMAVKGQNLEVVEELFKADPSLINMTDSKGNTALHIATRKGRLQIVTRLLAEQGTDTTAVNRAGETAFDTAEKMGHQKILETLREHGVQSAKVIKPQATSNNARELKQTVSDIKHEVHYQLKHTRQTRKHVQGIAKRLNKMHTEGLNNAINSTTVVAVLIATVAFAAIFTVPGQYVDDPDHVPPGSSLGEANIAPKAAFLIFFVFDSVALFISLAVVVVQTSVVVIESKAKKQMMAIINKLMWLACVLISVSFLALSFIVVGAKERWLAIGVTIIGTTIMVTTLGTMCYWVIQHRIEARSLKSLRKSSLESRSRSWSVSAMSDSELLNAEKFKKMYAI; this is encoded by the exons ATGGAACTTCAAGAAACCCAGGGACAGTCAAAAGCTCCACAGAGAAAGATGACAAAGCAACTGACTGGAAAAAGGGATGATACCAAGCTTCATTCTGCTGCAAGATCTGGAAATTTAGATGAGGTAATTGAGATATTGAAGAAcacagaagaagaagaagaattaaAGGAATTGTTGATAAAACAGAATCAGGCAGGTGAAACAGCCCTTTATTCAGCTGCAGAATATGGGCAAGTTGATGTTGTTAGGGAGATGATCAAGTATTATGACCCTGTTTCTGCTAGTATTAGAGCTAAAAATGGGTATGATGCTTTCCATGTTGCTGCAAAACAAGGGGATTTGG AAACATTGAAAGTGCTGATGGAGGCACATCCTGATCTTTCAATGACCTATGATACATCCAACACAACAGCTTTGCAGACTGCTGCAACACAAGGGCACACTGATGTTGTGAATTTCCTCTTGGAATCGGGATGTGGGCTAGCCACGATTGGTCGAAGTAATGGTAAGACGGCCTTACATGCAGCTTCGAGGAATGGACATGTAGCTGTAGTGAAAGCTCTCTTAGGGAAAGAGCCTAGCATTACTACAAGGACCGATAGGAAGGGACAGACGGCACTTCACATGGCAGTGAAGGGTCAGAATCTTGAAGTGGTTGAGGAGCTGTTTAAGGCTGATCCTTCTTTGATCAACATGACTGATAGTAAGGGCAATACGGCGTTGCATATAGCAACAAGAAAGGGAAGGCTTCAG ATTGTAACGAGATTGTTAGCTGAACAAGGTACAGACACCACAGCCGTCAACAGGGCAGGTGAAACCGCCTTTGACACTGCTGAGAAAATGGGACatcaaaaaattttagagaCACTGCGGGAGCATGGTGTTCAGAGTGCCAAAGTCATCAAGCCCCAAGCAACCAGCAATAACGCCCGTGAGCTGAAACAGACTGTAAGTGACATTAAACATGAAgtccattatcaactaaaacaCACCCGACAAACAAGAAAACATGTCCAAGGCATTGCAAAACGGCTCAACAAGATGCACACCGAAGGCCTCAACAATGCCATCAACTCTACCACTGTTGTTGCAGTGCTCATAGCAACCGTTGCTTTTGCTGCCATCTTTACTGTCCCAGGCCAGTATGTCGACGACCCTGATCATGTTCCGCCAGGAAGTTCTCTTGGAGAAGCAAATATTGCACCAAAAGCTGCGTTTTTAATCTTCTTTGTTTTCGATTCAGTTGCCCTTTTCATATCTCTTGCTGTTGTCGTTGTTCAAACCTCTGTGGTAGTCATCGAAAGCAAGGCGAAGAAGCAAATGATGGCGATCATAAACAAGCTTATGTGGTTGGCGTGTGTTCTGATCTCAGTCTCGTTTTTGGCTCTATCATTTATAGTTGTAGGAGCTAAAGAGAGATGGCTTGCGATTGGGGTGACGATCATAGGAACGACGATCATGGTGACAACTTTAGGAACCATGTGTTATTGGGTAATACAACATCGAATAGAGGCGAGAAGCTTGAAGAGCCTTAGGAAATCCTCGCTAGAAAGCAGGTCACGGTCTTGGTCAGTCTCCGCAATGTCGGATTCAGAGCTTCTGAATGCTGAGAAGTTTAAGAAGATGTATGCAATCTAA